The following proteins are co-located in the Silene latifolia isolate original U9 population chromosome 1, ASM4854445v1, whole genome shotgun sequence genome:
- the LOC141652260 gene encoding uncharacterized protein LOC141652260, translating into MDSCGVWNVRGMNNPTKQHEIKQFINQNKVELFGIVENKIKSSSRNNVGGTLCENWSICTNSSLHSGGRVWLIWDPNSYEVHIQDITIQNIHAQVFDKTSKKTFWYTVVYGLNKYAEREDLWRSIRNYNCSIADPWLICGDFNVILNWNERIGGAIVTNAEIQPLKNLVHDCNLSDLKATGAFYTWTNKHEHGSKVYIRIDTLLCNEFWFDEYPDSYTHFLPEGMFDHCPCLIQFEEARQRRGASFKYFNMWSLSPDFESVAGNRWTKEVSDNPMFQVVTKLEGLKGELKNLNNEQFGDIENLTHITELILQHFQHSLAQDPLNKVICDAKYQCAMELRELKKARDQFRRQKAK; encoded by the coding sequence ATGGATAGTTGTGGAGTTTGGAATGTTAGAGGAATGAATAATCCTACCAAGCAACATGAAATAAAACAGTTTATAAACCAGAATAAGGTGGAGTTATTTGGCAtagttgaaaataaaataaaaagtagtaGTAGGAATAATGTTGGAGGTACACTTTGTGAGAACTGGTCCATTTGTACCAACTCTAGCCTTCACTCTGGAGGTAGAGTCTGGCTCATCTGGGACCCCAATTCTTATGAGGTCCATATCCAGGACATCACTATCCAAAATATTCATGCTCAGGTTTTTGATAAGACTAGTAAAAAGACTTTTTGGTACACTGTGGTTTATGGTTTGAATAAGTATGCTGAGAGGGAAGACTTATGGAGGAGTATTAGGAATTATAACTGCAGTATAGCTGACCCTTGGCTTATCTGTGGTGATTTTAATGTAATTCTTAATTGGAATGAGAGAATTGGTGGGGCTATTGTCACTAATGCTGAGATTCAACCTTTGAAAAACCTTGTTCATGACTGCAACTTGAGTGATCTGAAAGCTACGGGTGCTTTCTACACTTGGACTAATAAGCATGAACATGGGTCCAAGGTGTATATTAGAATTGATACATTGCTTTGCAATGAGTTTTGGTTTGATGAGTATCCTGATAGCTATACTCACTTTTTGCCTGAGGGTATGTTTGATCATTGCCCTTGTTTGATTCAATTTGAGGAAGCTAGGCAGAGGAGAGGGGCCTCTTTtaagtactttaatatgtggtCCCTTTCCCCTGACTTTGAGAGTGTAGCTGGAAATCGTTGGACTAAGGAAGTTAGTGATAACCCTATGTTTCAGGTGGTGACAAAACTGGAGGGATTAAAGGGTGAGTTGAAAAATCTTAATAATGAACAATTTGGGGATATTGAGAATCTCACTCACATTACTGAGTTAATTTTGCAACATTTCCAACATAGTTTAGCTCAGGATCCTTTGAACAAAGTTATTTGTGATGCTAAATATCAATGTGCTATGGAACTGAGGGAGCTAAAAAAGGCTAGGGATCAGTTCCGTAGGCAGAAAGCTAAGTGA
- the LOC141652283 gene encoding uncharacterized protein LOC141652283 — MGKYVWWITNKADILWVRWVHAVYIKQKSWMDLEPSITSSWSWRKICQVKNILKDIIFDSRGSPVVAPYSSRKGYSLLVPDVKQVRWFPWMLTRCIIPKHDFFIWLITHKRLLAQDCLVNMHITQQNSCYLYGAMAEDHNHLFFKCDYSQRCLVLVFDGCKTSLLVHGWMEWWLNWRQRSTSRKQVIALILTCLSYHIWHMRNNCRLEGVVIRPEILVKVIKQEVCMRLDQYVFKCKNGNVLKWIEAVRSSKG; from the coding sequence ATGGGAAAGTATGTTTGGTGGATAACAAACAAGGCTGATATTTTGTGGGTTAGATGGGTGCATGCTGTGTACATAAAACAAAAGAGTTGGATGGATTTAGAGCCTAGTATTACCTCAAGCTGGTCATGGCGAAAAATTTGTCaggtaaagaacatccttaaagATATAATTTTTGACAGCAGGGGGAGCCCTGTGGTTGCTCCTTACTCTAGCCGCAAAGGATACTCCTTGCTTGTTCCTGATGTTAAGCAGGTTAGGTGGTTCCCATGGATGTTGACAAGATGCATAATCCCTAAACATGATTTTTTTATTTGGCTGATAACTCACAAAAGGTTGTTGGCCCAAGATTGTTTGGTTAATATGCATATTACTCAGCAAAACAGCTGCTACTTATATGGAGCTATGGCAGAGGATCATAATCACCTATTCTTCAAGTGTGATTATAGTCAGAGATGTCTGGTATTGGTTTTTGACGGGTGTAAAACCAGTTTACTAGTGCATGGTTGGATGGAATGGTGGCTTAATTGGAGGCAGCGTTCTACTAGCAGGAAACAAGTAATTGCATTGATTCTAACCTGTCTCTCGTATCACATATGGCATATGAGGAACAACTGCAGGTTGGAAGGCGTGGTGATCAGGCCTGAAATACTTGTGAAGGTTATAAAACAGGAGGTTTGTATGAGACTAGATCAATATGTGTTTAAATGTAAGAATGGAAATGTACTAAAATGGATTGAAGCAGTAAGGTCGAGTAAAGGATAG